The DNA region CATAACACAATAAAGAATATTTAGAAACTCATTGGTTTTTGCTATTTATAGTTTCCAAAATAGTAGACAGATTTTATACTTGAAATTCAAACCCAGCAGAGTACTTCCTCCATGATGAACTTGCAGTCTATTTCTTGTATCAATCACAGGGAGTTCTGTTAAGGCTATCAAACACAGGAGGAGTGCCCGCAGGTGTTTTTGGTACCGCGGCAACTGGTTACATACTCCAAAGAGGTACATATTTGGGCATTTTGTATTTTCTGgtcaaatttatattcattgtcTATTATTCACTTCTGGTAGTCTATTTTTTCAGGTACTTGGGATGATGTATTCAAGGTAGCTGTTGTATTATACATCATTGGCACATTAGTTTGGAACATATTTGCAACTGGAGAGAAAGTTCTGGATTAGACAAGTACAGCAGGAATGAGAGGAAAATTGAGGCTATAAATTAATAACCAAAGAAAAACAGCCAACTTATAAACAAATGCAAGGAACAACATAAAGCTTGGGAATGCATCAACATTACCTGAGGTTGACGTTTAGTCCATACTAAAAAGCGGAATGTCCAGGAACTAATTGAGTTGGGTTTTGTACTCTTTGTCCCAAGTATTTAGGTCAGATGGCGCATAAAATGTTAATCATGATCTGACAGTGACAGATGTGGTTGAATTAAATAGgttgattcgaattgaatccaTATTTAGCTCAAAATAGGCTAATTGAGCCGGAGTTTTAATTTGATACTTTAACTTAAACTTAGTTCGTTTATGGTTTATTCcccttttaatattatatatctatttggTTATATTATTCATGGTTTTAATGATACTATTTAGTCATTTGAACATATTTTTGCCACTGATAacctctaataatattattcattattttgaatGAATTCCAGCTTGaagtgagtatatatataaattcaaattaaatataatatggtttttgttcaagtttgatttagcTTAATACACCTCTAATTGAATTTGTGTGGTGTCAATGAAGAGCATGATATtgacattaatttatttaaaaaaaaaaatgtagaatcGTCAACTTGTAATAAATCcaattaaacaaagaaaataaagaattttatagaATAACGAAGCATCTTCCcgcaagaaaaagaaatttatattggCTCTCTTCCTCTCGTGAGAATATTGATGAAGCAGATGGCCTTATAAACTTGAACAGCTACGTAGCTAGCCAATGCTCCCCATTAAAACCCACTTTAAACATCATCACctaccatttcatcaaccctTACCCCACCATTACCATTACATTTATTATTCTCATGCAACTGCAATAATTTTCCCTCCCCCTTCTTCTTCTTAATCCTTCCCACAATCCCTTCTAATTCTCTTTTATGCACATTTACCTTCAGCCCATATTTCATAAACAACGTCAACGACATCTTCTGCTCTACCTTATGTCCTGCCACCACCGTTAAACGATGCCGTAGCAACACCGCTGCTGCTACCGACTTCATCTGCAAGTAAGCCAAATCCTTCCCCAGACATATCCTCGGCCCTGCATTGAATGCGACAAATTTATAGGAATTATGCATCATGAATTTCTTCCCATCAGATGACAACCATCTCTCTGGACGAAACTCTAGGCAATCATCTCCCCACGTCGACCTCATTCTCCCTGTTGCATATATCGAATACGTAACAGACGAACCAGCCGGCACGAATGTTCCGTCCGGTAATACGTCGTCGGAGATCACGTGCTTTGAATCTTCCGGTACTGGAGGGTACAGCCTTAGGGTTTCTGATAATGCTGCTTTTAAGTATATCAAACGGTCAACTTCTTCAAACCCCAACGGCTCTTCAAGCCACTTTGACATGTTATCGCCACGTGTATCAATCAAGACGCCGCATAATTCTTGTAAGATTTTCTCTTCTATAATTGGATTTTGTATGATTAACCAAAAGAACCAGCTCAAAGCTGCTGATGATGTGTCACGTCCAGCTAGGATAAAGTTGAGTGCCACGTGTTGGAGAAATTCGTCTGAGTAGgattcttttttcttcataaaCCTGGAGAGCAAATCATCGTGTGGGCTCCCATCTTTTTGCTGAGTCAGCAACTCCAGTTTACGTGCATTTATTACGTCAGATAAATACTGATCGATGTGGACTAGGCTCCGGCTCAAGCTTACTTCCATGCCCATCCTCAGCCATTTCTTCAGCTTCCACAAGATTTCCGGCAAAATAAAACGTTGAAGCGAAGCTTCAGTGGCTCTGTCAAACGCCGATGCAAAGCTGTTTTCGGGAAGTCCAGACGCACAGGTTTGCGGATCCTTCCCAAAAGCCAAACCACAAATGTTATCAAACGTGAGGCGAAGCAATAGATCTTGTAGATCAACCGGCTGAGCTTCAAGCTGAGCCGATTCAAGAATCGGGCAGAACCTGAGCTTAATAGCTCTGCTGACCCAGCGAGCCATAGCCTGGCGCAAAGTCCTGGTGGTGAATTCCAGTGCAGCAGTCTTTCTCTGGAACAGCCACGTGTCACCGTCAGAATTAAAGATCCCTTTACCGAGTAAATCATGGAACACAGCTTGCCAGGTGGGTCCCTTGGGATAATTATCGAACCGCTTCTTTAATATATGCTCTACATTTTTTGGATCGCACGTGACAGTCACGAGACCTTGCTTTCTAGCGAGGAAGGGAATTGCACAGATGCAGGTCTGGTACGTGCCACCACATGCGAGGAGATTGTCGCAGATCCAGTCATGCATACGATCGCAGTTTTCAATCAAGCCAGGGAGACTCCCCAATAGAGGCCAAACACGTGGACCTTTCAATGGCCGTGAGATGAATGTGAACCACAGTCGGTAAGCCGTGACAGCTGAAAAAAGAAGCAAAGCAGTTGCTATCACCATGTATATACAGAAGAGAAATCTTTTTCccggaaagaagaaaagaaacagcaaaacaagtaaaatgcagataggaagaaagaagaattgGAGTGTGATATGATAGATAATGTCTGATAGTGCAAAATGAGAGCTTTAGAGAGGTGAATTTATGGTGAAAATACATTCAAAAGCAATTATTAAGGCCAGACTGTTCGTTTGAATGAATTGCACCATCAGATAAACCACCATAAATGCCCCCAGAAAAGTTCGTTGAAGCTTTCATAAGCTAAAGTCTCACCCCAGAAGAAAAAAGCATGCATACAGTCAATAACTTTTACTACCTCATCAAAATTTGACTACATCGATTAATTTAATGCATTTAATGAAGAGAATTTAATGTGTTTAGTTGAGGAACTATAGACAGAGCAGCAAGCTGAGAcctaaaaaaaaacccaaaacaatGAACTGGTTAAAAAAGGTACAAAAATAATCCCAAAAGACAGTCTGTGTTCGGCTTGATGTAATGTATGACCATATTGTATCTCTGATTTACGTTAGTTTTCTCtggatgaaatgattgaatgaAAATGCATATCGGGTTCGTCGTATAACTTTGGTTAGGGTTCGGTGAGCAACTCaccaacaatattataataaattttgccTTTCTCCCATGCATGCGATTGATGAGATCTATCGCCATAAACTCATGGATGAAATTTAAGATAATCTTATACAAAATAGATTATGATAATACAAGAGACTTCTCACTAATTTGTGataataattatctaattctaaatgtaatatgttattgtttgcTATTACAGACAACTAATATGAAAAGAATGTCAAAACTAGTAAATTTTATTCTCGAGACATGTCTCTGCTTGAGGAGTTGCTTCTGTATCTAATCGTTTTTCAGAGATATACTTCCCAAGTTAGAGTTTACCTATCACACACtcatattcaaataatatttttgttcatcCTTTTATCTTTCTGATCTTTTCTCTGCAGTAAAAGCAAATTCTTCAGACTCATCTAACGGTTGACTTGACCTTGGTCTATTCTTGTATGATAAGAAAATGTGTGCCCAGTGCCTCTGCAGCTCTgctgtttaataaaaaaacccaAAAGTCAAACGTAGATTTGGCACGCAGCTGAAGGCAGATGGCTTCCTCTTATCAGCAGCACTCCGAATTTTCcaatttcattcatatttttgttttttaccttCTTTTCTCCATGGTCCACTGACTGATACCAATTACTTTCGAGTCTTTGACCTCAAGACTCCAGatcaacaattaattaatttatcagtTGACCGGTGCTCACTTAGCAGCATCAATACTGTCCAAGAGGTTGAAATTAAGTTGAGATAAATCAGTTATTTATGGACGAGGGAACCAACAGCACGCATTTACAGGGACTCAATCAAACTGGTCGATCATTTAAGTTACGTTTTATGTTATGAGTTCATCTCTCGATGAGTTGAAAAGCATTGGAAGGGCATCGAGCTTAGAATAGTGAATTATAATTCACTCCAACACTTTGGGGTTGCAAAATGAAAGCCTACTATTTGCCTCTAGGGGTGGATTTGGCTCGAGCATGATTGCTACTTCAGTTCGATCAAGTTTGGTTTAGTTAAGTTCAAACCTTAAAGATTTTGTGTtgtt from Mangifera indica cultivar Alphonso chromosome 8, CATAS_Mindica_2.1, whole genome shotgun sequence includes:
- the LOC123223153 gene encoding cytochrome P450 86A8-like; its protein translation is MVIATALLLFSAVTAYRLWFTFISRPLKGPRVWPLLGSLPGLIENCDRMHDWICDNLLACGGTYQTCICAIPFLARKQGLVTVTCDPKNVEHILKKRFDNYPKGPTWQAVFHDLLGKGIFNSDGDTWLFQRKTAALEFTTRTLRQAMARWVSRAIKLRFCPILESAQLEAQPVDLQDLLLRLTFDNICGLAFGKDPQTCASGLPENSFASAFDRATEASLQRFILPEILWKLKKWLRMGMEVSLSRSLVHIDQYLSDVINARKLELLTQQKDGSPHDDLLSRFMKKKESYSDEFLQHVALNFILAGRDTSSAALSWFFWLIIQNPIIEEKILQELCGVLIDTRGDNMSKWLEEPLGFEEVDRLIYLKAALSETLRLYPPVPEDSKHVISDDVLPDGTFVPAGSSVTYSIYATGRMRSTWGDDCLEFRPERWLSSDGKKFMMHNSYKFVAFNAGPRICLGKDLAYLQMKSVAAAVLLRHRLTVVAGHKVEQKMSLTLFMKYGLKVNVHKRELEGIVGRIKKKKGEGKLLQLHENNKCNGNGGVRVDEMVGDDV